Part of the Deltaproteobacteria bacterium genome, TGGGAATAAGTTCTATCCGCTGATTCTCCTTGTTGGCGGCACTTTTGCGAAAAGAGGCATTATTTTCATCGCCGGGGTTGATTGGATCTTTCTCTCCGACGCCATCAATTTCGACAATTCTCTTCGGATCAACCCCCAGGGCAATCAGGACATATTCGGCCATCTGGGCCCGTCGCAGGGAAAGCTCATCGTTGGCGGGGTAAAAATCCAGACTGGCGTGGCCGTAGATAACAAATTTAATATCCTTGTTCCCCTCTTTATTGAGTTCGCCAGCCGCCTTGATAAAGGCGTCAATATCCTGTTTGTTGCCCCCTTTTATAATACCCTTAAGGACCTTTCTCACAGCCTTTTCCCTTTCCGCATCCGATGAATAGTTGGCAGAGGCGAGGGCGGCCAGTTGTTCCATATCGGTAGCGCCGAGGGTCCCCTTCTTAGTCGGCGAAGGCCCCGGACGGAGGGTTTCGTATTCGATGCGCGCCTTTTCTAAAAAGGCGTTGATTGTGGAGAAACTGTTGATAACCCTTGTCTTTTTTGCCTCGCCGCGGGTCAGCATGTCGCCCAACGATTCGGGGGTATGGTATTTGTGGGCCACACCATAATTTCCCTGGTTGAAGCCGTCCATCAGAGGGAGCCATTCTTCTGTCTGGGGGTCTTTAACCAGAAAGACAGTCTTGTATTCCCATCCGGTCACCTTTTTATTATCATTGGCGTCAAAGGTGGGGAGCCATTGGGTCTCTACCTTGATCTCCTCTTCCTTCCAGGGAAAACCGATTTTATTCAGCCGAGCAAGATAGGTAAGATTGTCCGGGTTGAAATCCCTGTTCTCTTCGACCTGGACAAGCCAGTTTGCATATTGCTCTTTTTCCTGCAGTCTTGGCGAAGGAATCTCCGATGCAACAAGATACTCTTTCTCATCGTAGCCGTATTTTTTCACCTCCGGGGCTTCCGGCAATTTATCGCTCCCGCCCAGAGGAACATGAAGCGCCAGGCGCGCCCCATAACCGGGGGCGGCATAACCGATTCTCTCACCCCGACGCAGTTCCGGCGTGTAGGTTCCAAAACGGTCCACAAAAAAATTGAAATCCGCCGACAACCAGACCGGATTTTTTTCGGGGTCTTTTCGAAGATTAAAATAGACAGCAGCACCGGCCTTAAACTTCCAGAGAGGGGAATTGGGGTCGATCACGCCGGGCTGGTTGTCGATGAGTATCCCGTCGGTGGGATGGCCATCCACCCGTCCGTCGCCGTCCTCGTCGGAAACACCGTTTTGGCCGACAACATCCCCCTCGCCGTCCGAAATGGCTGTGTCCTCTTCCGTGGCCTCTTCGATTTTGGTCACCTCGGGGTCATAGCCGGAATCTTTTGCCCGGACAAAAGAGGGGCCGAAACCAATGTTGGGGCCAAACGCAAAACGCCGTCCAAAATTGCTTTTTCCAAAAGGCTGGACAAGAAGGGTGTACGACCCCTCAAGAGGAAGGCCCTCTAGTCCCTGCCGGCCGCGGGCCTCGTCGAAACGCCCCTGTTTCGGGCCCGGCAAAATCTCTTCGACGCCGAAGGTGAGGGAGGGGATCTGGTAAAGGGTCACCGCGTCGTTTATCTCGTGTGGAAAAACCAGCTCGAGGCCGCCGCTTGCGCACCGCCCGATATTTTGAGGGGTCGACTGCCCATCCTTGCGGATTTCCTTGTCGGTGGAAAAAAATCCGAGATCCTCATAGCATCCGCCAAGGGTTCCATAAAATTTAACATCGGCCATAGTGAATCCTCCAACTGTCTTTCTTTGGGGCCACAAAAGACGGCCTGTTTATTGGCTCACCCAAGTTATCGGCAGGGTGCAAAAAAAGTTGCGTGAAATTTTTGGTTTGGTTGATTATTTTTGAAGAGGCGGGAATAGTTATGTGATTTCAGTGGGTTATTTAGGTGGATTT contains:
- a CDS encoding OmpA family protein, producing the protein MADVKFYGTLGGCYEDLGFFSTDKEIRKDGQSTPQNIGRCASGGLELVFPHEINDAVTLYQIPSLTFGVEEILPGPKQGRFDEARGRQGLEGLPLEGSYTLLVQPFGKSNFGRRFAFGPNIGFGPSFVRAKDSGYDPEVTKIEEATEEDTAISDGEGDVVGQNGVSDEDGDGRVDGHPTDGILIDNQPGVIDPNSPLWKFKAGAAVYFNLRKDPEKNPVWLSADFNFFVDRFGTYTPELRRGERIGYAAPGYGARLALHVPLGGSDKLPEAPEVKKYGYDEKEYLVASEIPSPRLQEKEQYANWLVQVEENRDFNPDNLTYLARLNKIGFPWKEEEIKVETQWLPTFDANDNKKVTGWEYKTVFLVKDPQTEEWLPLMDGFNQGNYGVAHKYHTPESLGDMLTRGEAKKTRVINSFSTINAFLEKARIEYETLRPGPSPTKKGTLGATDMEQLAALASANYSSDAEREKAVRKVLKGIIKGGNKQDIDAFIKAAGELNKEGNKDIKFVIYGHASLDFYPANDELSLRRAQMAEYVLIALGVDPKRIVEIDGVGEKDPINPGDENNASFRKSAANKENQRIELIPIDPSSGMEVDRVEYRKKKGKTVTTETPVMPVDWEKAVVGLSVENLQPNNPVAKPVDVEKTASGGLDDTFRHYRKEKDEGWTQITDPAPVPASTEEVPPNAFLTRDIPMWTLEEKKEDLVPSEVAPFNRDRVGQNPRGPLDEPPASFVAPTSAEEYREALASAKGDGEGPLGQVAPLAKKYKKPEAATDAATDLETVKTSMIALEWAWVTIDQLRQAARVANENVLNRTERNSYLKECERLIRKIADAHKELEQLEPIIKTRATVEGRTMTLPTTTMTGQSAAPAPPPAEPPTDGEEEAPIDMDIYE